One segment of Brassica napus cultivar Da-Ae chromosome C3, Da-Ae, whole genome shotgun sequence DNA contains the following:
- the LOC106384960 gene encoding NADH dehydrogenase [ubiquinone] flavoprotein 1, mitochondrial-like isoform X2 → MRGILGLQRAISTWKGSNRLAPSLRSLSTQAASTSTTPQPPPPPPPPEKTHFGGLKDEDRIFTNLYGLHDPFLKGAMKRGDWHRTKDLVLKGTDWIVNEMKKSGLRGRGGAGFPSGLKWSFMPKVSDGRPSYLVVNADESEPGTCKDREIMRHDPHKLLEGCLIAGVGMRASAAYIYIRGEYVNERLNLEKARREAYAAGLLGKNACGSGYDFDVYIHFGAGAYICGEETALLESLQGKQGKPRLKPPFPANAGLYGCPTTVTNVETVAVSPTILRRGPEWFSSFGRKNNAGTKLFCISGHVNKPCTVEEEMSIPLKELIERHCGGVRGGWDNLLAIIPGGSSVPLIPKNICEDVLMDFDALKAVQSGLGTAAVIVMDKSTDVVDAIARLSYFYKHESCGQCTPCREGTGWLWMIMERMKVGNAKLEEIDMLQEVTKQIEGHTICALGDAAAWPVQGLIRHFRPELERRIRERAERELLQAAA, encoded by the coding sequence ATGAGGGGGATTCTCGGCTTGCAGAGAGCAATATCAACTTGGAAGGGAAGTAACAGATTGGCTCCATCTTTGAGATCACTCAGCACCCAAGCTGCGTCCACTTCCACCACTCCacagccaccaccaccacctccgccTCCGGAAAAGACTCATTTCGGTGGTCTCAAGGATGAAGATCGGATTTTCACCAACCTCTATGGCCTACACGACCCTTTTCTCAAAGGAGCGATGAAGAGAGGTGATTGGCACAGGACTAAAGATTTGGTACTCAAGGGTACTGATTGGATTGTTAATGAAATGAAAAAGTCTGGTCTTCGTGGTCGTGGTGGCGCTGGTTTCCCTTCTGGTCTTAAGTGGTCCTTTATGCCGAAAGTCTCTGATGGACGTCCGTCTTATTTGGTTGTTAACGCTGATGAGAGTGAGCCTGGGACTTGTAAAGATAGGGAGATCATGCGGCATGACCCTCATAAGTTGTTGGAAGGGTGTTTGATTGCTGGTGTTGGGATGAGAGCTAGTGCGGCGTATATTTACATCAGGGGTGAGTATGTGAATGAGCGTTTGAATCTAGAAAAGGCTAGAAGGGAGGCATATGCAGCTGGTCTGTTGGGGAAGAATGCGTGTGGTTCTGGTTATGATTTCGATGTGTATATCCACTTTGGTGCTGGTGCTTATATTTGTGGTGAAGAGACTGCGCTTCTTGAGAGTCTCCAAGGGAAGCAAGGGAAGCCTAGGTTGAAGCCTCCATTCCCTGCTAATGCTGGTTTATATGGTTGTCCCACTACTGTCACCAATGTGGAAACTGTTGCTGTGTCTCCTACTATTCTAAGGCGTGGACCTGAGTGGTTTTCGAGTTTCGGTAGGAAGAATAACGCTGGGACAAAGCTGTTTTGTATCTCAGGGCATGTGAACAAGCCATGTACCGTTGAAGAGGAGATGAGTATACCTCTCAAGGAACTGATTGAGAGGCATTGTGGAGGCGTTAGAGGTGGATGGGACAACCTACTTGCTATCATTCCTGGAGGTTCCTCTGTCCCTTTGATTCCTAAGAATATATGCGAGGATGTGCTTATGGATTTCGATGCGCTCAAAGCTGTCCAATCAGGGCTAGGAACTGCAGCTGTCATTGTGATGGATAAATCAACCGATGTTGTGGATGCAATCGCGAGGCTCTCTTACTTCTACAAGCATGAAAGCTGTGGGCAGTGTACTCCATGCAGGGAGGGGACAGGTTGGCTTTGGATGATCATGGAGAGGATGAAGGTTGGCAATGCAAAGCTGGAAGAGATTGATATGCTTCAGGAGGTAACAAAACAGATCGAAGGACACACAATCTGTGCCTTGGGAGATGCAGCTGCATGGCCCGTGCAAGGTCTGATAAGGCACTTTAGGCCGGAGCTTGAGAGAAGGATCAGGGAACGCGCTGAAAGGGAGTTGTTACAGGCTGCTGCTTAA
- the LOC106384965 gene encoding putative pentatricopeptide repeat-containing protein At5g08490 — translation MEVLRQFIQSFRFLSGFGVDHRVLSDVVKACASVSELRSGRALHGCVAKLGHLGCNEVSKSVLNMYAKCRRMDDCQKMFRQMNSVDPVVWNIVLTGLSHSCAHETMRFFKGMLFEDEPRPSSVTFAIVLPVCVRLGKAAYNGKVLHSYIIKIGLEKDTLVGNALVSMYAKSGFVLPDAYAAFDSIADKDVVSWNAFIAGFSENNMKVNALRLFSTMLKEPVEPNYATIANILPVCASMDKSIAYGSGRQIHGYVVQRSWLQSHVNVCNSLVSFYLRVRRIGEAASLFTTMGSRDLVSWNVVIAGYASNCEWSKALQLFRKLVHKGDVSPDSVTIVSILPVCAQLTNLTIGKEIHSYVLRRAYLLGDTSVGNALISFYARFGDTCAAYWVFSLISKKDIISWNAILDAYADSPRHSQFMNLLHHLFDEAIIPDSVTILSIVKFCTNVLGVGKVKEVHGYSVKAGLLNDEDEPMLSNALLDAYAKCGNVEYAQRIFQGLSKKRTLVTYNSMLSGYVNSGSQDDAQLLFREMSTTDLTTWSLMVRIYAESCCPSEAIDVFREIQARGMRPNTVTIMNLLPVCAQIASLHLVRQCHGYIIRGGLGDIRLKGTLLDVYAKCGSLKNSYSVFQLEAHKDLVMFTSMIVGYAVHGMGKEALLIYSRMMDLGIKPDHVFITTLLTACCHAGLIQDGLQIFDSIRTVYGLKPTMEQYASVVDLLARGGRLDDAYSFVTEMPVEPNENIWGTLLRACITYNRMDLGRLAANHLLQAESEDIGNYVLISNMYAADGKWEGVKELRKLMKKKEMKKPAGCSWLDVDGKMNVFMSGDSSHPRRNSMFDVLNALFVQMKEPVAF, via the coding sequence ATGGAAGTTTTAAGACAATTTATTCAGAGTTTCCGGTTTCTATCTGGTTTTGGAGTTGATCACAGAGTTCTATCTGATGTTGTCAAAGCCTGCGCTTCAGTTTCTGAGCTCAGGTCAGGGAGAGCTCTGCACGGCTGCGTGGCAAAGCTTGGTCATTTGGGGTGCAACGAGGTTTCCAAGTCGGTTCTCAACATGTATGCGAAATGCAGGAGAATGGATGATTGCCAGAAGATGTTCAGGCAAATGAACAGTGTTGATCCCGTTGTTTGGAACATTGTTCTCACTGGACTTTCTCATTCTTGTGCTCATGAGACGATGAGGTTCTTCAAAGGAATGCTCTTTGAAGATGAGCCTAGGCCTAGCTCTGTTACCTTTGCGATTGTTCTTCCTGTGTGTGTTCGCCTTGGGAAGGCTGCATACAATGGGAAGGTTTTGCATTCTTATATTATCAAGATTGGTTTGGAGAAAGATACGCTTGTGGGCAACGCTCTCGTTTCCATGTATGCTAAATCCGGTTTTGTTCTCCCTGATGCCTATGCTGCGTTTGATAGTATAGCTGACAAAGACGTTGTCTCGTGGAATGCGTTTATTGCTGGGTTCTCTGAGAACAATATGAAGGTTAATGCGCTTAGATTGTTTTCTACGATGCTTAAGGAGCCTGTAGAGCCGAATTATGCAACGATTGCGAATATTTTGCCGGTTTGTGCTTCTATGGATAAGAGCATTGCGTATGGAAGTGGTAGGCAGATTCATGGTTATGTTGTGCAGAGGTCTTGGTTGCAGAGTCACGTTAACGTGTGCAATTCTCTTGTGAGTTTTTATTTGAGAGTTAGAAGGATAGGAGAAGCAGCCTCATTGTTTACGACGATGGGTTCCAGAGATCTGGTGTCATGGAACGTTGTCATAGCTGGTTATGCATCAAACTGTGAGTGGTCTAAAGCTTTGCAGTTATTTCGAAAGTTGGTGCATAAGGGGGACGTTTCTCCTGATTCGGTAACCATCGTCAGCATCCTACCTGTCTGTGCGCAGTTAACTAACTTGACCATTGGCAAAGAGATCCATAGTTATGTTTTGCGACGTGCTTACCTCTTGGGGGATACATCAGTTGGGAATGCTCTCATTAGTTTCTATGCGAGATTTGGTGACACATGTGCAGCATATTGGGTCTTTTCACTGATATCTAAAAAGGACATTATATCTTGGAATGCTATACTTGATGCCTATGCAGACAGTCCAAGACATTCTCAGTTTATGAACCTCTTGCACCACTTATTTGATGAAGCAATCATTCCTGACTCTGTTACTATTTTAAGCATAGTCAAATTCTGCACAAATGTACTGGGAGTTGGTAAAGTAAAAGAAGTTCATGGGTACTCAGTTAAAGCGGGTCTTTTAAACGATGAAGACGAACCCATGCTGAGCAACGCGTTGCTTGATGCATATGCCAAATGTGGTAACGTAGAATACGCTCAAAGGATTTTTCAGGGCTTATCAAAGAAGAGAACCTTGGTTACATATAACTCAATGTTATCAGGATACGTTAACAGTGGAAGTCAGGATGATGCTCAGCTTCTGTTCAGGGAGATGTCTACTACTGATCTCACCACTTGGAGTTTGATGGTTCGTATCTACGCTGAAAGTTGCTGTCCTAGTGAAGCCATTGATGTTTTCCGTGAGATACAAGCTCGAGGGATGAGGCCTAACACTGTGACTATCATGAATCTCCTTCCTGTTTGTGCGCAGATAGCATCTCTGCATCTAGTAAGACAATGCCATGGATATATTATTAGAGGCGGACTTGGTGATATCCGCCTGAAGGGGACTCTATTAGATGTATATGCAAAATGTGGCAGCTTGAAGAATTCGTACTCTGTTTTCCAGTTAGAAGCTCATAAAGATCTGGTTATGTTCACTTCTATGATTGTTGGGTATGCTGTACATGGTATGGGTAAGGAAGCACTTCTGATCTACTCTCGTATGATGGACTTGGGCATTAAGCCGGATCACGTTTTCATAACTACTCTGTTGACTGCATGCTGCCATGCTGGATTAATACAGGATGGATTGCAAATATTTGACTCAATAAGGACGGTTTATGGGTTGAAACCTACAATGGAACAGTATGCTTCTGTTGTTGATCTACTTGCTCGAGGGGGTCGACTTGATGATGCATATTCGTTCGTCACAGAGATGCCAGTTGAACCTAATGAAAATATTTGGGGAACACTGTTAAGGGCGTGTATAACGTATAATAGGATGGATCTGGGGCGGTTAGCTGCGAATCATCTTTTGCAAGCTGAATCTGAAGACATTGGGAACTACGTTCTGATCTCGAACATGTATGCAGCAGATGGTAAGTGGGAAGGCGTGAAGGAGTTGAGAAAGCTAATgaagaaaaaggaaatgaaAAAGCCAGCAGGGTGTAGCTGGCTGGATGTGGATGGGAAAATGAATGTCTTTATGTCCGGAGATTCTTCTCACCCTCGAAGAAACAGTATGTTCGACGTACTAAATGCTTTATTTGTTCAGATGAAAGAGCCTGTGGCGTTTTAA
- the LOC106384964 gene encoding VQ motif-containing protein 31, whose product MNNQGSQNVATCKPVTTFVHTDTDTFREVVQRLTGPSESNAAAIPEATVIKTAIQRKPTSKLHERRQCMRPKLEIVKPPLSFKPTEGDKADPDSCTTNNEEEERAIKERRFYLHPSPRSKPGYTEPALLTLFPLTSPNSSGRP is encoded by the exons atGAATAACCAAGGAAGTCAGAACGTTGCAACTTGCAAGCCCGTCACTACATTTGTCCACACTGACACCGACACTTTCAGAGAAGTCGTGCAGCGCTTGACAGGTCCATCAGAGAGCAATGCTGCAGCAATACCAGAAGCAACAGTGATAAAAACCGCCATTCAAAGGAAACCCACTTCTAAGCTCCATGAGAGAAGGCAATGCATGAGGCCAAAGCTTGAAATTGTCAAACCTCCTCTAAGCTTTAAACCCACTG AAGGAGATAAAGCAGATCCAGATAGTTGTACAACAAACAacgaagaagaggagagagCCATTAAAGAAAGACGCTTTTACTTGCATCCATCGCCAAGATCTAAACCAGGGTATACAGAGCCAGCGTTGCTTACTTTGTTTCCTTTAACATCTCCCAATTCAAGTGGCAGACCATAA
- the LOC111204261 gene encoding uncharacterized protein LOC111204261: MASLLLPSSQILLRSRTQHNAHPFLLPRSSPKTPFFVSSSPSLRQHSTPASASKNPSEAFTAATTTVNKKPPEKKHLSEEEEAEEEVEEDMLWIQEKALNLVEFTGTVAQALPGPRVGDTKLPWMLAVPLTYAVTTLVTAAVKTVNNFSSPNAQRKKLMNQNVMICKSIDDLLQREGTVSSFELKALEEKTEFNMEEILRKYIRYALNEKPFNPDLVANLIHLRRASGLNESQIPEVLNEISRSIVKEKGPVVMNKQGFTEKGFKRKLAVQTLFGKIYYLSELPDFCLKDNSLVVKEIFGVTDEDAEKLRIHALAEAGDLDSLEKMVEFEKAADSSSSSDREDSNEEDDSITSP; the protein is encoded by the exons ATGGCGTCTCTTCTCCTAccttcatctcaaattctcctccGTAGTCGAACCCAACACAATGCCCACCCATTTCTCCTCCCTCGCTCCTCCCCCAAAACACCATTCTTCGTCTCCTCCTCACCGTCTCTCCGTCAACACTCTACTCCCGCCTCAGCTTCCAAGAACCCATCGGAAGCTTTCACGGCGGCGACGACGACGGTGAACAAAAAACCGCCGGAGAAGAAGCATTTGAGCGAGGAGGAAGAGGCAGAAGAGGAGGTAGAGGAGGATATGCTGTGGATTCAAGAGAAAGCGTTAAACTTAGTCGAGTTCACCGGAACGGTGGCTCAGGCGCTTCCAGGCCCCCGAGTTGGAGATACCAAGCTGCCGTGGATGCTCGCCGTTCCGTTAACTTACGCCGTCACCACTTTAGTCACCGCCGCCGTTAAAACCGTTAATAACTTCTCTTCTCCTAATGCACAACGCAAGAAGCTG ATGAATCAGAATGTAATGATTTGTAAATCTATCGACGATCTGTTACAGAGAGAAGGCACTGTGAGTAGCTTTGAGCTCAAGGCACTCGAAGAAAAG ACAGAGTTTAACATGGAGGAGATCTTACGGAAGTACATTCGCTACGCTTTGAATGAGAAACCATTTAATCCGGACCTTGTTGCGAATCTTATTCATCTCAGAAGAGCTTCTGGTTTGAATGAGTCTCAGATTCCTGAGGTTTTGAATGAGATCTCACGTAGTATTGTTaaagaaaaag GTCCGGTTGTGATGAATAAGcaagggtttacagagaaaggTTTCAAGAGAAAACTAGCCGTGCAGACGCTTTTTGGAAAAATTTACTATCTTTCCGAG CTTCCTGACTTCTGCTTAAAAGACAACTCCTTGGTTGTCAAGGAAATATTCGGAGTTACAGA TGAAGATGCAGAGAAGCTGAGGATACATGCTCTTGCTGAAGCTGGAGACTTGGACTCACTTGAGAAAATGGTGGAGTTTGAGAAAGCggctgattcttcttcttcttcggataGGGAAGATTCAAATGAAGAAGATGACTCCATTACTTCTCCTTAG
- the LOC106384960 gene encoding NADH dehydrogenase [ubiquinone] flavoprotein 1, mitochondrial-like isoform X1, producing MAPMRGILGLQRAISTWKGSNRLAPSLRSLSTQAASTSTTPQPPPPPPPPEKTHFGGLKDEDRIFTNLYGLHDPFLKGAMKRGDWHRTKDLVLKGTDWIVNEMKKSGLRGRGGAGFPSGLKWSFMPKVSDGRPSYLVVNADESEPGTCKDREIMRHDPHKLLEGCLIAGVGMRASAAYIYIRGEYVNERLNLEKARREAYAAGLLGKNACGSGYDFDVYIHFGAGAYICGEETALLESLQGKQGKPRLKPPFPANAGLYGCPTTVTNVETVAVSPTILRRGPEWFSSFGRKNNAGTKLFCISGHVNKPCTVEEEMSIPLKELIERHCGGVRGGWDNLLAIIPGGSSVPLIPKNICEDVLMDFDALKAVQSGLGTAAVIVMDKSTDVVDAIARLSYFYKHESCGQCTPCREGTGWLWMIMERMKVGNAKLEEIDMLQEVTKQIEGHTICALGDAAAWPVQGLIRHFRPELERRIRERAERELLQAAA from the exons ATG GCACCCATGAGGGGGATTCTCGGCTTGCAGAGAGCAATATCAACTTGGAAGGGAAGTAACAGATTGGCTCCATCTTTGAGATCACTCAGCACCCAAGCTGCGTCCACTTCCACCACTCCacagccaccaccaccacctccgccTCCGGAAAAGACTCATTTCGGTGGTCTCAAGGATGAAGATCGGATTTTCACCAACCTCTATGGCCTACACGACCCTTTTCTCAAAGGAGCGATGAAGAGAGGTGATTGGCACAGGACTAAAGATTTGGTACTCAAGGGTACTGATTGGATTGTTAATGAAATGAAAAAGTCTGGTCTTCGTGGTCGTGGTGGCGCTGGTTTCCCTTCTGGTCTTAAGTGGTCCTTTATGCCGAAAGTCTCTGATGGACGTCCGTCTTATTTGGTTGTTAACGCTGATGAGAGTGAGCCTGGGACTTGTAAAGATAGGGAGATCATGCGGCATGACCCTCATAAGTTGTTGGAAGGGTGTTTGATTGCTGGTGTTGGGATGAGAGCTAGTGCGGCGTATATTTACATCAGGGGTGAGTATGTGAATGAGCGTTTGAATCTAGAAAAGGCTAGAAGGGAGGCATATGCAGCTGGTCTGTTGGGGAAGAATGCGTGTGGTTCTGGTTATGATTTCGATGTGTATATCCACTTTGGTGCTGGTGCTTATATTTGTGGTGAAGAGACTGCGCTTCTTGAGAGTCTCCAAGGGAAGCAAGGGAAGCCTAGGTTGAAGCCTCCATTCCCTGCTAATGCTGGTTTATATGGTTGTCCCACTACTGTCACCAATGTGGAAACTGTTGCTGTGTCTCCTACTATTCTAAGGCGTGGACCTGAGTGGTTTTCGAGTTTCGGTAGGAAGAATAACGCTGGGACAAAGCTGTTTTGTATCTCAGGGCATGTGAACAAGCCATGTACCGTTGAAGAGGAGATGAGTATACCTCTCAAGGAACTGATTGAGAGGCATTGTGGAGGCGTTAGAGGTGGATGGGACAACCTACTTGCTATCATTCCTGGAGGTTCCTCTGTCCCTTTGATTCCTAAGAATATATGCGAGGATGTGCTTATGGATTTCGATGCGCTCAAAGCTGTCCAATCAGGGCTAGGAACTGCAGCTGTCATTGTGATGGATAAATCAACCGATGTTGTGGATGCAATCGCGAGGCTCTCTTACTTCTACAAGCATGAAAGCTGTGGGCAGTGTACTCCATGCAGGGAGGGGACAGGTTGGCTTTGGATGATCATGGAGAGGATGAAGGTTGGCAATGCAAAGCTGGAAGAGATTGATATGCTTCAGGAGGTAACAAAACAGATCGAAGGACACACAATCTGTGCCTTGGGAGATGCAGCTGCATGGCCCGTGCAAGGTCTGATAAGGCACTTTAGGCCGGAGCTTGAGAGAAGGATCAGGGAACGCGCTGAAAGGGAGTTGTTACAGGCTGCTGCTTAA
- the LOC106384961 gene encoding transcription factor SRM1-like — translation MTVEEVSDGSVWSREDDIAFERALASYTDESEEKWEKIAADVPGKSVEQIKEHYEVLVEDVGRIESGCVPLPDYGSPEGSSGHGGDDGGSGKKGGNSHAGESNQGSKAKSEQERRKGIAWTEDEHRLFLLGLDKYGKGDWRSISRNFVVTRTPTQVASHAQKYFIRLNSMNKDRRRSSIHDITSVGDADVSTPQGPITGQNNNNGSTAVTGGGNKSAKQAASQPPPLPSMYGTPTIGQPVTGPLVSAVGTPVNLPPPPHLAFGVHTAPVPGAPVNMGQMPYTMPRTPTAHR, via the exons ATGACTGTTGAGGAAGTTAGTGATGGTTCTGTTTGGAGTAGGGAAGATGATATAGCCTTCGAGAGAGCTCTTGCGAGTTACACAGATGAATCCGAGGAGAAGTGGGAGAAGATTGCTGCAGATGTTCCGGGGAAGAGtgttgagcagattaaagaacACTACGAGGTTTTAGTCGAAGATGTTGGGAGGATTGAGTCAGGGTGTGTGCCGCTTCCTGACTATGGTTCTCCTGAGGGATCTAGTGGTCATGGTGGTGATGATGGAGGAAGCGGTAAGAAAGGAGGGAATAGTCATGCGGGTGAGTCTAACCAGGGGAGTAAAGCGAAGTCAGAACAAGAACGACGAAAGGGTATTGCGTGGACAGAAGATGAGCACAG GTTatttcttcttggtttggatAAGTATGGGAAAGGAGATTGGCGTAGCATTTCTCGCAACTTTGTGGTAACAAGAACACCAACCCAAGTCGCAAGCCACGCTCAGAAGTACTTCATTCGTCTAAACTCAATGAACAAAGACAGAAGACGATCAAGCATTCACGACATCACCAGTGTTGGTGATGCAGATGTCTCAACTCCACAAGGACCCATCACTGGTCAGAACAACAACAACGGTTCTACTGCTGTTACTGGAGGAGGAAACAAATCAGCCAAGCAAGCCGCCTCTCAACCACCTCCGCTACCTTCTATGTATGGAACACCCACCATTGGTCAACCAGTAACTGGACCGTTGGTCTCAGCAGTTGGCACGCCAGTGAACCTCCCACCCCCACCACACTTGGCTTTTGGAGTACATACTGCTCCTGTCCCTGGTGCACCAGTGAACATGGGTCAGATGCCTTACACCATGCCGCGTACACCAACTGCTCATAGGTAA